The genomic stretch TCCCTATGTGTCGTACCTGGTGTGTCTGATCTTCCTCTGCCTGACCCATCTGTGGGTGGCCGTCTCCTTCAGAAACCCAGCCAGTTGCATTCTACTCTACACAGGCTGGGAACCAATCATTACTGCCATGGTCATCAGCAGGTCTGCTACCCTGTTCCGTGCCCCTGAAGTCGTCACAGCATTCGAATCTTGTGAACTTCATGGAAATACCATGCTTCAATAAAAAAAATCTCTAGTATCGGAGGACTCATCCTGAACACAACTGTATCAGACCCGAACATGGCGGGAATGATAGTCTACACGGCAGTTATGAATAGTAAGACGGGGAGCTGGGTTTTTAGGAGCACACATTCAGGATCCTTCAAGAAAATGGGAAGTCATAATGCATGTGATCAttgtgtctctcctcctcatctcaatATAGGTGTTGGGGGGAACTTGGTTGCCATCTAGTCCAGTCGTATCACCACTGATCTGCAGGCAGGTGCCTGAGGACCGAAGGAGCTGCTACAACCCCTGCAGGACCTTTTATGGCCTAGGTAATGACACACACATGACCAATCCCTTTAACATGCATGTGAGCACAAAATTAATTAAATCCTCTGTTGTCAGTGTATTTTACCTGTCAGTTCaaccatctctacctctctaacAAGAGCCAATCATCGCTCTGCCCAGAGCAGGTGAGCACAAAATTAATTAAATCCTCTGTTGTCAGTGTATTTTACCTGTCAGTTCaaccatctctacctctctaacAAGAGCCAATCATCGCTCTGCCCAGGTGCTGCTCCTGTCTATCACCTTCTTAGCTGCATTCCTTCTACATGTAAACCATGAAGCAAGAGAGATCAGTTAGGCCAATTCATGTGTCTCAGTAGTCATAAGTGGATTATTTCTCCTCTGCTCCTTCAATAACACTcatactgagtataccaaacattaagaacacctgctctttccatgacatagactgaccaggtgaaagctgctGTATGATCCCTTATGGATGTCACTTTTTAAATCCACTCCAAATCAGTGTAGTTGAAGGGGCAAATGATTTTAAAGCCTTTTGAGACatggaatgtgtatgtgtgccgttcagagggtgaatgggtaagacaaaagattgaagtgcttttgaacagggtatggtagtagatgccggGCACACCGgtttaagtgtgtcaagaactgcaatgctgctgggtttttcacgctcaacggtTTCCCGTGTGTAACAAGAATGGTCCATCCACCCAatggacatctagccaacttgacacgactgtgggaggcattggagttaacatggaccagcatccctgtggaacacttttgacaccttgtagagtccataccccgacgaattgaggctgttctgagggcaaaaggggggtgttcttaatgttttgtgtagTCAGTGTATACTATAATAAagggctgcctctctctctctttttccccgtTCAGTATATCTTCCTCTGTGTTCTCTTCTCTCAGGTTTTCACTCTGCTGTGTCTTGCTGACTGGATGGTCCATTGCCTGTGGCGGACGGGCAAGGACCCAGACAGTTACTCCATCCCCTACCTCTATTGGGCATGGCCCTCCTCGCTCTGGCCTTCTTCCTGCTCTGGCTCATAGAGGAGCAGGTTCCCACTGGAGACTGACACCCTGGGTGCTTCATCTTATACTATTCTCCTTTCATTCTGCCTGGATAAAGTAGGCACAAAGCGTGGCAATGCCTTCAAATGATCTAGTCAACTCCACACAAAGTTGAGAAATTCTAAACATTCCCTTTACATGTAAAATGTTTAATAAATTAATTTGAATTTATTCAGACGATTGTTTTGTGGTGTTGGTCCTTCAGTTGGTTGAAATTTGAGACTCAGGAAAGTGTTATTAATCCAACTTCAAAATGCGTTTCTCTGGATGTGACAATCAAGATTTGTTTGCTCGTGCACATGACAAAAGTAACCGAAGTCTGCAGGTGTTTTCATAGTTTTTCGCATGTGCCAGGTTATACAAATTTAAACGGCAGTACAGGCGCTCTAAAAAGTCAGATAAACAATACTTTTTtgtggatattttgtctcaaatttcAACTGGCTGAAGgaccaaccacacagacaaccaGTAAAGttcaaatactgaacaaaaatataaacgcaacatgcaatgcAAATTTAAAAGATTACTGAGTTAGTTCATATAAGGTAAtaagtcaatttaaattaattaattaggtcctaatctatggatttcacgactgggaatacagatatgcttcTGGTCacaggtaggggcgtggatcagaaccagtcagtatctggtgtgatcaccatttgcctcatgcagcgcgacatctccttcgcatagagttgatcaggctgttgattggctCCTGGAtggcttcttgccatccaggacctctataccaggcggtgtcagaggaaggccctaaaaattgtctaggactccagccaccctagtcatagactgttctctctgctaccgcacggcaagcagtactggagcgccaagtctaggtccaagaggcttctaaacagcttctacccccaagccataagactcctgaacatctaatcaaatggctacccagactattagcattgccccccccccttccccgcttctacgctgctgctactgttattatctatgcatagtcactttaataactctacctacatgtacatattacctcaaataccttgactaaccagtactccctgtatatagcctcgctattgttatctTACTGCTGCTCTG from Salvelinus fontinalis isolate EN_2023a unplaced genomic scaffold, ASM2944872v1 scaffold_0615, whole genome shotgun sequence encodes the following:
- the LOC129846740 gene encoding LOW QUALITY PROTEIN: solute carrier family 41 member 2-like (The sequence of the model RefSeq protein was modified relative to this genomic sequence to represent the inferred CDS: inserted 2 bases in 1 codon; substituted 1 base at 1 genomic stop codon), which codes for MIVVGVIIGSKRIGINPDNVATPIAASFGDLITLACLSQGLYECIEYYPYVSYLVCLIFLCLTHLWVAVSFRNPASCILLYTGWEPIITAMVISSIGGLILNTTVSDPNMAGMIVYTAVMNSVGGNLVAIXSSRITTDLQXQVPEDRRSCYNPCRTFYGLANHRSAQVLLLSITFLAAFLLHVFTLLCLADWMVHCLWRTGKDPDSYSIPYLYWAWPSSLWPSSCSGS